A window of bacterium genomic DNA:
TGCCGGGGGTCACAACATCCGAGGAGCAGGTCCGTATAGCAAGACAGAAGGCGGGTATCGGGGCTGAGGAACCTGTGGAACTGCTCAGGTTTGAAGTGAAACGGTACGTCTGAAGCAAATCTCCCGTGAATGCGTGTGTGGGTGGAGCGTGATTGAGAAAGACCCTTCGAACTCACTCACGTACGCTCTACGCATCTACGAGTGGTCCCCTTATCCAAATACGCTATAATTGAACCATACGAGTCAAATGGTCTAATTGGCTGGCCTTTGTTCTGTCCGCAGGACAACAGGCAGGGAGGAGGGCTTCATGACTGGAACCGGGGATTGGAAGCTTTTGATCGCGACTGCTGATGAGGCAGAGGTGAACCTGCTTAAAGGCAGGCTTGAGAGCGAGGGTATCAGCTGCCGTGTAGAGGTGCAGGACAAGTACCCGGACCAATCCCATGTGGGACGGTCCCGGGAGTTCAGGGCTTATGTCCCTGTTGGGGAGTTTGAAGCCAGCCTGCTGGTGCTCGAGGATGATGAGATGGATGATGAGATGGATGAGGAACTCTAGTGAGTTAGGTAAGGGAGCGTGGGAGTAAAACCAGAACGCAGAACGCAGAATAAAACCCCAACAGGCGGAGAAAATCCTGGAGATTTAAGATTGCAACGCCG
This region includes:
- a CDS encoding DUF2007 domain-containing protein is translated as MTGTGDWKLLIATADEAEVNLLKGRLESEGISCRVEVQDKYPDQSHVGRSREFRAYVPVGEFEASLLVLEDDEMDDEMDEEL